Genomic DNA from uncultured Acetobacterium sp.:
CAGCATCCCCAGCAAAGCTGAAATGCCGCCAAAGCTGGCGCCGTAACCGATACTGGTGGGGACGGCCACGATCGGTTTATCGGTCAGTCCGCCAACGACAGAGGCCAGCGCGCCTTCCATACCAGCCACCACAATAATCACCTTGGCATGATTGATAATCGGGACATTGCCAAGCAGTCGATGGATACCCGCCACGCCGACGTCATAAAGGCGCTTAACCTGATTACCCATAACCATGGCGGTGATCGCCGCTTCTTCGGCCACCGGGATGTCCGAGGTACCAGCCGTGACAACGAGAATATAGTCATCAGTGGTTTTATACTCTTCTCGTTTGACGACAACCGAACGGGCTTCTTCATAATAAATAGCATCAGGCGTAATGGATTTAATGGTGTCAAAGACATCACGTTCAGCCCGGGAAGCCAGGATATTTCCGGTGGATCGTTCCAGCATATTCTCGACAATCCCTTTGATTTGATTTAATGACTTTCCCGGACTATAAATCACTTCTGGATAACCGTTGCGCAGTTCCCGGTGATGATCCACCTTGGCATAGGTGAGATCTTCGTAGGGCAGGGTTTTAAGCAGTTCCAGCGCTGTATTAACCTCACATTCCTGGTTCTTGACGTCTTCTAATAGTTTTGTTAATTGATCTACATTCATAATTGTCTCCATTACTGCTGATAAGTCAGCTGAATATTAAAAAGTTTGATTAAGAAGTTTTATTAAAGTGTTTGGACGTAATTGGTCATTTCTTTTAAGGTTAGTCGGTTGCGGATCTGATCGGTAGAGATGGTGACGCCGTAAGCTTTTTCCAACTGGTGGAGCAGGTCGATGAGACTCAGGGAATCGCCGCCTAGATCAAAGACAAAATGGCTGTCAAGGGAGATCATCGCAGGGGAAATCTTCAAAATTTTTGTCCAGTACGCGGCCATTTCCTGATAAGGTCCATCCAGCGTTGACTCGGAGGTACTGCCTAAGTGAAGCGCATGATCATAATTGTTGTAGTCGCCATTTTCCCAGCCAATTGCCAGCGCCAGCCGATTGATTTTGCCGGAGGTGGTTTTGGGGATTTCATCAATCATCACCCCCCATTGAATCGGGAGTTGCCAGGTTGCTGAAATAGACTGTCCGGCCAGAGTCAGGGTTTCGGGATCTTTTGAATCGCTGAAGAGGATCAGACAATTTTCCTGAGTCAGGCCGTCTTTGCCTTGAACCAGAATTAGATTGGCATTTTCCGAAAAAGCTTTTCGGCCGGTTTTTTCCAGATCGGAGACCAGATAATTCTCGCCGTTGACAATGATGATGTCTTTATAACGGCCAAAGATATTCAGCCAGCTGTTGCGGAAAAAGCCGAGATCGCCAGTATTGAACCAGCCGTTTTCATCCAGCCCGGTGGGTGCATTGTTGTCTTTAGAATAATAACCCTTCATCACATTGGTTCCACGGATATGAATTAGGCCCAAATATTCGGGATCCAACACATTTCCATCCAGATCTTTGATGACGACTTCGTTGCATTCATCCAAAACCCCCACTGACATCCGGCTGATGGTATCCTCATCGGGGTCACAGAAGAACAACTTTTCGCCAATGGCAATGCCACTGCCTAAAAAATGATCCACCTGGAAAGACGATCCATAGGGGGTATAAGCGACGCCCATGGTTGTTTCACTGAGGCCATAAGCGGGTTTTAAGGTGTCCTTAATCCAACCCATGGTCGCCGTCTGTGTCTCAAAAGCGGTTAATGAAAGTTGGTTAACGTCTTCACCGCCGCAAAAACAGATATATACGGTGGACAGATCCACAGCGCGGTTCTGTTTAATGCCGACTTTCAGGAGGTGTTCAATGCCAAAGAGGGCCGCCCCGGTGACGGTGGCTGAAAACTGCGACAGCTTTTCCAGCCAGCGGTTGGGGTTTTGCACAAATTGCAGCGGATTCATTAGATACTGGGGAAAGTTATTAACGATGGGAACCAGATGATACCCGACAAAACCAAAGCAATGGGAGAGGGGCAGCCAGCTCAAATAGCGTTCCTGGATGTTTTCCCGGACAATGATACTGCTGGCGATACCGCCTTCTAACAGGTTTTTGGTGGTGAGGATGGCACCTTTGGGGTCAGAGGAGGTACCCGAGGTAAACTGGATCATTCCGGGATCGCTGTCTGCTACTGTCGTGATGGTCCCAGCTGGCGATGCCAGTAGCGCCCGATACATCAGCAGATTGTTCTCAAAAAGCGTGGCTAGGCCGTCCAGATCGCTGATAATGACCGGCTGATCCAGCGTCTCCAGGACGCATTGCAGGTAAGCCCGGGATTTTTCATCCTGGGCAATGGGCAGGATGGCTGGCACCATCCCGCCTAAGATTCCGGCCCAGAAACAGGTGATCTGGGCTTGGATGCTTTTGAGTTGTAAAACGAGCAGGGCTCCCTTTTTAAGTCCCTTAGACTGGAATCCGCCGAGGACTTTGGTAGCATTTTCAAAAAGGGCGGCGTAGGTCTGGGTTATTTCCTGACCATCCGTCTCTAAATAGGTGATGGTGACATCACTGGTTTTTAGCTGTATAAATGAATTTTGTATATTCATACGAGTCTCCTCAAAAATTTTGTCGGTTTGGCTTATCGCATTATGATTTAAATAAAAGTTAAAATCAAGATTTATATCATCGTGTAGCCGCCATCAATAGCGATGGTCTGGCCGATGATATAATCACTGCCCGAAGAACACAGGAAGGAAATAATTCCGAAAAGATCTTCTTCCGTTCCCAGTCGTCCAGCCGGGGTGTTTTTGATATGTTCGGTGAGGGCGTATTTGGGGAAATTTGATTTTGCCATGTCGGTTTCAATAACCCCCGGAGCAATGGCATTAACCTGAATGTTCAGTCGGGCAGCTTCCCGGGCCAGAGCTTTAGTAAAGGCAATGACGCCACCTTTAGCAGCTGAATAATGGGTAAATCCAAGGCCGCCAACGCGACCGGCGATGGAGGCCACATTGATAATCTTGCCGCGTTTCTGTTTTTCCAAGACCTTGTAAACCGCATGGGTGGCGATAAAGGTGCCGGTTAAATCGATATCGATGACTGCTTTCCAGTCTTCCAGAGTCATCGCACTGAAGGTTTTAACCGGGAAGATTCCGGCGTTGTTAATCAGCACATCGATCTTGCCATAGGTTTCCATCACGATATCGACCATTTTAATGGCATCTTCCTCGGAAGAAATATCACATTGTACAGCAATGCATTTGGTAGGCAGTTTTTCGGCGGCGGCTTTGGCGGTTTCGATGTTCCGGCCGATGATGACGATGTTGGCACCTTCATTACTAAGATATTCGGCAAACGAATATCCAATTCCCCGGGATGAACCGGTGATAATAATGACCTTATCCTGATGGATACCTGCCATCGTCTTAACCCTCAATCTCGCCGATAATCTGGCCAACTAAAACCCGATCGTCTTCTTGCGCCAGGATCGCGGAAAGAACACCATCGGCGGGTGATTCAATATAGATGGAAATCTTATCGGTAGCGGCTTCAGCGATATTGTCACCTTTTTTTACAGTATCGCCAACAGCGACCAGCCATTGTCTTAAATTAATTTCTTCAGCGCCTTCGGCAAATTCTGGGATAGCAATTTCGTATTTCATTTTATTTCTCCTTAAATTTGATTTTTATTGATAAGTGCCACAGCAATTGTTAAATTTATTGGGACGTCTTCGGATCGTTAAATATCATTAATTTCAGCGATGGTTCTTTTAACAGTTCGGGTTCCAAACATGGCGTCAAAGGCCAGAATAAACTGATTCCGCAGTTCGGACAGGGTGACGGGGGGGCATCCACAGGCGGCCATGGAGGTTACACCCTTATCTTCAATACCACAGGGAATGATGGTGTTAAAATGCTGGAGGTTGGGGTTGACATTAATGGACATACCGTGAAGGGTAACGCCGTGAGACACCGCAATCCCCAGGGCCGAAATTTTTTTATCCTCGCCAGTCTCGGGGTCGATAACCCAGACGCCACTGTGCCCTTTGATCCGTTTGCCTTTTAAATAGTAGTGATCTAAAAGGTTGATAACGACCTGTTCCAGACATCGTACATACTGGTGAGCGCCTTTGACATATTGGTCAAAATGCAGAATCGGTGAAACAATCAATTGGTTGTTGCCGTGATAAGAAATATCACCACCCCGGCTGACCGATGTCAGCGTAATGCCCATTGCTGTCAGTTCTTCGGTAGAATACAAAAGGTTTTTTTCATGGGTTCCCCGACCCAGGGTGATAACCGGATAGTTTTCCTGAAAAAGCAGGGTGTCGGTTCCGGTGCGATCCACACATTTCTGGTGGAGCTTTTCTTGAATGGTAAAGGCATCTTCATAAGAAATAAGCCCCAGGTCAATCCAGTTGAGGTCTTTTTTCATGCTTAATCCTCCAGATGATAGTGTTTCATTTTGCGATAAAGGGTACTTCGGGAAATACCCAGAAATTCGGCCGCTTTTTTACGTTCGGGAAAAAGCGAAAGCGCTTTTCTTATGGTTGTAAATTCCAGGTCTTTCAAATCCACATTGGGTTTTTCAGCAGTGGAAACAACTGAAATTTTCTGCTGGGGCAGCGGTTCTTCAATGGGGGTGAGTTCTTCATTTAAATTCGGCAGATAACTGGAGATGAAGTAGTCATCAATCCGATTGGTTTCGGTAAAATTCACCGCCTGCTCAATGGCATTTTTAAACTGCCGGACATTCCCCGGCCACTCATACTCTTGCATGGTGGCAATGGTGGAAGGATGCAGTGGTTCAATGTACTTGCCGCAGGACTGGGTAATTTCCTGAAGAAAAAAATCAGCCAGAATCGGAATATCTTTTTTTCGTTTCCGCAACGGTGGGATGTTAATCTGTAAAACATTCAGGCGATAGTAAAGATCTTGTCGAAACCTCCCCTTTTTAACTTCTTCGGCAAGATTTTTATTCGTGGCAGCAATGATTCTGACATCAATCGGAATATCCTTGTCCCCGCCAATACGCTGGATATAGCGTTCTTGTAAGACGCGCAGCAGAATGGTTTGGGTATTTAAGGGCATTTCACCGATTTCATCGAGAAAAATGGTGCCGTCTTTGGCCAATTCAAATTTTCCGATTTTTCCATGCTTGCTGGCTCCAGTAAAGGAACCTTCTTCGTATCCAAAAAGCACACTTTCTATGAGGCTTTCGGGAATTCCGGCACAGTTGATGGCGATAAATGGTTTATCGGATTGATTGGCATTATGAATGGCCTGGGCAAACATTTCCTTACCGGTTCCGCTTTCACCTTCTAATAGAACGGTGGCACTGCCTTTGGCAGCGATCTGGGAAAGATGGACAGAGCGCAGCAGATCAGAACTTTCTCCGATGATATCATCGAAGGTAAAACGGGTACCTTTGCGTTTGTTTTTTTCAATAACATTAATTTTCCGATCCAAGTCTTTCAGCGTTGCGACAGCACCGGCCACGGTACCATTTTCGTGTAGAATTAATTTGCTGTTGATCAGACAATTGATTTTTTTACTTTTAGTGATAATATGCTTGTCTTTTTCTTCAAAAA
This window encodes:
- the larB gene encoding nickel pincer cofactor biosynthesis protein LarB, with amino-acid sequence MNVDQLTKLLEDVKNQECEVNTALELLKTLPYEDLTYAKVDHHRELRNGYPEVIYSPGKSLNQIKGIVENMLERSTGNILASRAERDVFDTIKSITPDAIYYEEARSVVVKREEYKTTDDYILVVTAGTSDIPVAEEAAITAMVMGNQVKRLYDVGVAGIHRLLGNVPIINHAKVIIVVAGMEGALASVVGGLTDKPIVAVPTSIGYGASFGGISALLGMLTSCASGIGVVNIDNGFGAACMASKINKL
- a CDS encoding non-ribosomal peptide synthetase translates to MNIQNSFIQLKTSDVTITYLETDGQEITQTYAALFENATKVLGGFQSKGLKKGALLVLQLKSIQAQITCFWAGILGGMVPAILPIAQDEKSRAYLQCVLETLDQPVIISDLDGLATLFENNLLMYRALLASPAGTITTVADSDPGMIQFTSGTSSDPKGAILTTKNLLEGGIASSIIVRENIQERYLSWLPLSHCFGFVGYHLVPIVNNFPQYLMNPLQFVQNPNRWLEKLSQFSATVTGAALFGIEHLLKVGIKQNRAVDLSTVYICFCGGEDVNQLSLTAFETQTATMGWIKDTLKPAYGLSETTMGVAYTPYGSSFQVDHFLGSGIAIGEKLFFCDPDEDTISRMSVGVLDECNEVVIKDLDGNVLDPEYLGLIHIRGTNVMKGYYSKDNNAPTGLDENGWFNTGDLGFFRNSWLNIFGRYKDIIIVNGENYLVSDLEKTGRKAFSENANLILVQGKDGLTQENCLILFSDSKDPETLTLAGQSISATWQLPIQWGVMIDEIPKTTSGKINRLALAIGWENGDYNNYDHALHLGSTSESTLDGPYQEMAAYWTKILKISPAMISLDSHFVFDLGGDSLSLIDLLHQLEKAYGVTISTDQIRNRLTLKEMTNYVQTL
- a CDS encoding SDR family NAD(P)-dependent oxidoreductase, whose product is MAGIHQDKVIIITGSSRGIGYSFAEYLSNEGANIVIIGRNIETAKAAAEKLPTKCIAVQCDISSEEDAIKMVDIVMETYGKIDVLINNAGIFPVKTFSAMTLEDWKAVIDIDLTGTFIATHAVYKVLEKQKRGKIINVASIAGRVGGLGFTHYSAAKGGVIAFTKALAREAARLNIQVNAIAPGVIETDMAKSNFPKYALTEHIKNTPAGRLGTEEDLFGIISFLCSSGSDYIIGQTIAIDGGYTMI
- a CDS encoding lipoyl domain-containing protein — translated: MKYEIAIPEFAEGAEEINLRQWLVAVGDTVKKGDNIAEAATDKISIYIESPADGVLSAILAQEDDRVLVGQIIGEIEG
- the lipB gene encoding lipoyl(octanoyl) transferase LipB — encoded protein: MKKDLNWIDLGLISYEDAFTIQEKLHQKCVDRTGTDTLLFQENYPVITLGRGTHEKNLLYSTEELTAMGITLTSVSRGGDISYHGNNQLIVSPILHFDQYVKGAHQYVRCLEQVVINLLDHYYLKGKRIKGHSGVWVIDPETGEDKKISALGIAVSHGVTLHGMSINVNPNLQHFNTIIPCGIEDKGVTSMAACGCPPVTLSELRNQFILAFDAMFGTRTVKRTIAEINDI
- a CDS encoding sigma 54-interacting transcriptional regulator → MKLSADFDVMKKTWTDFVISNVIGNQLRKPIIDSWLRCQQAKLNPWAVNRAPSVSEENFSKRLEQNKLLLDVSIPFMIELQEFVNKSGFSTTLTDPNGVILELICDQSILNEAFTKNLVRGSIWNEHKAGTNATGLAIELLQPIQVIGAEHYFECYHDLTCSAAPILDENGKLLGVMDMAGPKELAYPHTLGMVVAATKAISRQFCVAASNRQIDLTNHYLSTLIDSMSDGVVAVDVQGKIIGINSQGAKILKTTTFESYGKNILEIMDGETILDHNGHVPPAFFEEKDKHIITKSKKINCLINSKLILHENGTVAGAVATLKDLDRKINVIEKNKRKGTRFTFDDIIGESSDLLRSVHLSQIAAKGSATVLLEGESGTGKEMFAQAIHNANQSDKPFIAINCAGIPESLIESVLFGYEEGSFTGASKHGKIGKFELAKDGTIFLDEIGEMPLNTQTILLRVLQERYIQRIGGDKDIPIDVRIIAATNKNLAEEVKKGRFRQDLYYRLNVLQINIPPLRKRKKDIPILADFFLQEITQSCGKYIEPLHPSTIATMQEYEWPGNVRQFKNAIEQAVNFTETNRIDDYFISSYLPNLNEELTPIEEPLPQQKISVVSTAEKPNVDLKDLEFTTIRKALSLFPERKKAAEFLGISRSTLYRKMKHYHLED